In the genome of Paracoccus sp. MBLB3053, one region contains:
- a CDS encoding cytochrome b/b6 domain-containing protein — protein MTDPVEDGEIRVWDPFLRVFHWSLASLIGLAWLTEDGPKSLHEGAGYVIVALLAARLVWGFVGPKHARFSDFLRGPGVVLAHLHDLARGRERRYLGHNPAGGWMIVALIVTISATALTGWLQTTDRFWGSTMMEETHECFASLILVLLAGHLCGVLVESLHHRENLVRAMITGRKRPLPPLGSDAHPEGGAQ, from the coding sequence ATGACTGACCCCGTGGAAGACGGCGAAATCCGGGTCTGGGATCCGTTCCTGCGCGTCTTCCACTGGTCGCTGGCCAGCCTGATCGGGCTGGCCTGGCTGACCGAGGACGGGCCGAAATCCCTGCATGAGGGTGCAGGCTATGTCATCGTCGCGCTTCTCGCCGCGCGCCTGGTCTGGGGCTTTGTCGGCCCCAAACACGCGCGTTTCAGCGATTTCCTGCGCGGTCCGGGCGTGGTCCTGGCGCATCTGCACGATCTCGCGCGGGGGCGCGAGCGGCGCTATCTGGGGCATAACCCGGCGGGGGGCTGGATGATCGTTGCGCTGATCGTGACGATCTCTGCCACGGCGCTGACCGGCTGGCTTCAGACCACGGATCGGTTCTGGGGTTCGACCATGATGGAGGAAACCCATGAATGCTTCGCAAGCCTGATCCTTGTCCTGCTGGCTGGTCATCTTTGCGGCGTCTTGGTCGAAAGTCTGCACCATCGCGAAAACCTCGTGCGGGCGATGATCACCGGAAGGAAACGTCCGCTTCCACCACTGGGGTCGGACGCGCATCCGGAAGGGGGCGCCCAATGA
- a CDS encoding alpha/beta hydrolase, translated as MLSRRSHSYSRRMALTIAGGVLAAPALGQECGKPLEGHVKGPRIWRDYDQVELDAAYRQEAYQPNLDVVARRLSAESYDLRLRRGYPQRASYGEPQVEQLDLYKAEATGAPIFVFIHGGTWRFMDASSSGFAAEPFLDRGAHFVALDFSDVRQVAGDLGRLADQVRRGIAWVIRNAESFGGDPGKVYIGGHSSGGHLAAVALTTDWTAYDLPDDAVKGGLCMSGMYDLAPVRLSWRRSYISFTDRMEDEMSPQRHLDQIMAPVVVTYGTLETPEFQRQATEFADALGAAGKQVTLLQGPYLYHDETRATLGNPYGMNGRAALALMGL; from the coding sequence ATGCTGTCTCGCAGGTCCCATTCGTATTCCCGCCGCATGGCGCTTACCATCGCCGGAGGCGTCCTGGCCGCCCCAGCTTTGGGTCAGGAATGTGGCAAGCCTCTCGAAGGTCACGTGAAGGGACCCAGGATCTGGCGGGACTATGACCAGGTCGAACTCGATGCTGCCTATCGGCAGGAAGCCTACCAGCCTAACCTCGACGTGGTCGCCAGAAGGCTATCTGCGGAAAGCTATGATCTCAGATTGCGACGGGGCTATCCGCAGCGCGCGTCCTATGGTGAGCCGCAAGTTGAACAGCTGGATCTCTACAAGGCCGAGGCAACGGGCGCGCCGATCTTCGTCTTCATCCACGGAGGAACCTGGCGCTTCATGGATGCAAGTTCGTCAGGTTTCGCGGCCGAGCCATTCCTGGATCGCGGGGCTCATTTTGTTGCGCTGGATTTTTCCGATGTCCGGCAAGTCGCAGGCGATCTGGGTCGTCTGGCCGATCAGGTGCGGCGGGGCATCGCCTGGGTCATCCGCAACGCGGAAAGCTTTGGCGGCGATCCGGGCAAGGTCTATATCGGCGGGCATTCGTCGGGCGGGCATCTGGCCGCCGTTGCGCTGACGACTGACTGGACGGCCTATGACCTGCCGGATGATGCCGTGAAGGGCGGCCTGTGCATGAGCGGGATGTATGATCTTGCCCCGGTTCGCCTATCCTGGCGCAGAAGTTACATCTCCTTCACCGACAGAATGGAGGACGAGATGAGCCCGCAGCGCCATCTCGACCAGATCATGGCGCCGGTCGTGGTAACCTATGGCACGTTGGAAACGCCCGAATTTCAGCGCCAGGCAACGGAATTCGCGGACGCGCTCGGGGCTGCGGGAAAACAGGTGACCCTGCTGCAGGGCCCATATCTTTACCACGATGAAACGCGGGCCACCCTCGGCAATCCCTACGGCATGAATGGACGTGCGGCATTGGCGCTGATGGGCCTGTAG
- a CDS encoding flavin-containing monooxygenase: MQIETTDTLVVGAGQAGIAMSEHLLASGVPHLVLERERIAERWRSARWDSLVANGPAWHDRFPGMEFPQADPDAFIAKDKVADYFVAYAEMLNAPVRCGVEVKEVRRNSGKPGFTVETSKGVIEAQRVVVATGPFQIPVIPPMIPEAAGIAQMHSSSYRNPEDLPEGAVLVIGAGSSGVQIADELMRAGKKVYLSVGPHDRPPRAYRGRDFCWWLGVLGKWDMAAPRPGTEHVTIAVSGAYGGQTIDFRKLGNQGMTLLGRTEGYESGVLKLGQDLAQNIANGDANLYSLLDEADAYVTRNGLDLPLDPEARRREPDPDCLTKPILSLDLAEAGITQVIWATGFGVDYSWLKLDALDENGRPRHHRGVSVEPGIYFLGLPWQSRRGSSFIWGVWHDAKHVAEQIGIQRKYMDHHAERSLPQRDAAE; encoded by the coding sequence ATGCAAATAGAGACAACCGACACGCTTGTTGTTGGGGCAGGACAGGCCGGGATCGCGATGAGCGAGCATCTTCTGGCCAGCGGCGTGCCGCATCTGGTGCTAGAGCGAGAACGCATCGCCGAACGCTGGCGCTCGGCGCGGTGGGATTCGCTGGTCGCAAATGGCCCCGCCTGGCACGATCGCTTCCCCGGAATGGAGTTTCCCCAGGCTGATCCAGATGCCTTCATCGCCAAGGACAAGGTCGCGGACTACTTTGTCGCCTATGCCGAGATGCTGAATGCGCCGGTGCGTTGCGGCGTCGAGGTGAAGGAAGTTCGGCGCAACAGCGGCAAGCCGGGTTTCACGGTCGAGACCTCGAAGGGCGTGATCGAGGCGCAGCGCGTCGTCGTCGCGACTGGCCCTTTCCAGATCCCGGTCATTCCGCCGATGATCCCCGAGGCGGCCGGCATCGCCCAGATGCATTCGAGCAGCTACCGCAATCCCGAAGATCTACCCGAAGGTGCGGTTCTGGTCATCGGCGCGGGCTCGTCGGGGGTGCAGATCGCAGATGAGCTGATGCGCGCGGGCAAGAAGGTCTATCTCTCGGTTGGCCCGCATGACCGCCCTCCACGCGCTTATCGCGGTCGCGATTTCTGCTGGTGGCTGGGCGTTCTTGGCAAATGGGACATGGCCGCGCCGCGTCCGGGAACCGAGCACGTGACCATCGCCGTCAGCGGCGCTTATGGCGGCCAGACGATCGATTTTCGCAAGCTGGGGAACCAGGGCATGACCCTGCTCGGCCGGACCGAAGGCTATGAAAGCGGCGTGTTGAAACTTGGCCAGGATCTGGCGCAGAATATCGCCAACGGTGACGCGAACCTGTACTCCCTCCTCGACGAGGCCGATGCCTACGTGACGCGCAACGGCCTTGACCTGCCGCTTGACCCCGAGGCGCGCCGCCGCGAGCCCGATCCCGACTGCCTGACAAAGCCGATCCTGTCGCTGGATCTCGCGGAAGCGGGCATCACACAGGTCATCTGGGCGACCGGCTTCGGCGTGGATTACAGCTGGCTCAAGCTCGATGCCTTGGACGAAAATGGCCGCCCCCGGCATCATCGTGGCGTCTCGGTCGAGCCGGGGATCTATTTCCTTGGTCTGCCCTGGCAATCGCGGCGCGGTTCCAGCTTCATCTGGGGTGTCTGGCACGATGCCAAGCATGTGGCCGAGCAGATCGGTATCCAGCGCAAATACATGGACCATCACGCCGAGCGTAGCCTGCCACAACGCGACGCGGCAGAATGA
- a CDS encoding RidA family protein, giving the protein MAHTRIRKFNTKETYPEQNLDNDLCQAVVTQGGKTVWLRGQCPQNLDDAKNIESHDPVEQTHKVMQNIKQLIEEAGGSMEHLVKVVVYITDVRHREAVYRTMGEYLKGVHPVSTGLVVQALARPEWLVEIDGTAVIPD; this is encoded by the coding sequence ATGGCCCATACCCGCATCCGCAAGTTCAACACCAAGGAAACATATCCCGAGCAGAACCTCGACAACGACCTCTGCCAGGCTGTCGTGACCCAGGGCGGCAAGACCGTCTGGCTGCGCGGCCAATGCCCTCAGAATCTTGATGATGCGAAGAATATCGAAAGCCACGACCCGGTCGAGCAAACCCATAAGGTCATGCAGAACATCAAGCAGCTGATCGAGGAAGCCGGCGGCAGCATGGAGCATCTGGTCAAGGTCGTGGTCTATATCACCGATGTCCGCCACCGCGAGGCGGTCTATCGCACGATGGGCGAATACCTGAAGGGTGTGCATCCGGTTTCGACCGGTCTCGTCGTGCAAGCCCTGGCCCGTCCGGAATGGCTGGTCGAGATCGACGGCACCGCCGTCATTCCGGATTGA
- a CDS encoding DUF1028 domain-containing protein, which yields MTFSIVARCPETGMFGVAISSSSPAVAARCSYARAGVGAVASQNVTDPSLGPLTLDLMQGGLSASDAIAKVQSQGRFIEYRQVLAVDAEGRTAIHSGPNSLGIWTQAQAENVASGGNLLANDGVPQAIVDGFRASTGHLADRLIAAMRAGMAAGGEAGPVHSAGLKIVDKVSWPVVDLRCDWTDDCPIEAIATLWDIYKPQLDAYVQRALDPRAAPSYGVPGDE from the coding sequence ATGACCTTCTCGATTGTCGCGCGCTGCCCCGAGACGGGCATGTTCGGGGTCGCCATCTCATCCTCGTCGCCGGCGGTCGCGGCGCGCTGCTCTTATGCCCGGGCAGGGGTGGGGGCGGTCGCATCGCAGAACGTCACCGACCCTTCGCTGGGGCCGCTGACGCTGGACCTGATGCAAGGCGGGCTGTCTGCCTCGGACGCCATTGCCAAGGTGCAAAGCCAGGGCCGGTTCATCGAATATCGTCAGGTTCTGGCTGTCGATGCCGAGGGCCGGACCGCGATCCATTCCGGGCCGAATTCGCTGGGCATCTGGACGCAGGCGCAGGCCGAGAACGTCGCCTCTGGCGGCAATCTTCTGGCAAATGACGGCGTGCCGCAGGCCATTGTCGATGGGTTTCGCGCCTCGACCGGCCATCTCGCTGACCGTCTGATCGCCGCAATGCGCGCGGGAATGGCAGCAGGTGGCGAGGCCGGGCCGGTCCATTCTGCGGGCCTCAAGATCGTGGACAAAGTCAGCTGGCCCGTCGTGGATCTGCGCTGCGACTGGACGGACGATTGCCCGATCGAAGCCATCGCCACACTTTGGGACATCTACAAACCGCAGCTTGACGCCTATGTCCAGCGCGCCCTCGACCCGCGCGCCGCGCCGTCTTATGGCGTGCCGGGCGACGAGTGA
- a CDS encoding aldehyde dehydrogenase, with translation MLDMSHQDWKIRAAGLSFRSRAFIDGKFVDAVSGKTFDSINPATGEVLAQVAEGDAADIDHAVAAGRRAFDDGRWSRMAPGARKAVMLKLADLIRENLQELALLDSLDMGKLVTDAVTIDAPGSAHFFQWYAEAIDKLYDEVAPTGPGDLALVRRVPLGVVGAVVPWNFPLDMATWKSAAALAAGNSVVLKPAEQSPLSALRLAELAAEAGVPDGVFNVVPGYGATAGRALGLHMDVDCLAFTGSTAIGKKFMEYSGQSNLKPVWPETGGKSPNIVFADCEDLDAAADMAAFGIFFNQGEVCSANSRLYVERSIRDVFIEKLVARAEAMQPGDPLDPASKMGAIVDEAQTQGIMRFIEAGRQSARLVTGGERVRIEGKGCFVQPTIFADVTQDNPLARDEIFGPVLSVIAFDSEDEAVRLANDSIYGLAASVWTDNLSRACRVADRLHVGTVSVNTVDALSAQTPFGGMKQSGFGRDLSLHSLDKYTALKTTWIKYRP, from the coding sequence ATGCTGGACATGAGCCATCAGGATTGGAAAATCCGCGCCGCCGGACTGAGCTTTCGCAGCCGGGCCTTCATCGACGGCAAATTCGTCGATGCGGTCTCGGGCAAGACCTTCGACAGCATAAACCCGGCAACGGGTGAGGTGCTGGCACAGGTCGCCGAGGGTGACGCCGCCGATATCGACCATGCGGTGGCTGCCGGCCGCCGCGCCTTTGACGATGGCCGCTGGTCGCGCATGGCACCCGGCGCGCGCAAGGCGGTGATGCTGAAGCTTGCGGATCTGATCCGCGAGAACCTGCAAGAACTGGCGCTGCTGGACAGCCTCGACATGGGCAAGCTGGTCACCGATGCCGTCACCATCGACGCGCCGGGCTCCGCGCATTTCTTCCAATGGTATGCCGAGGCCATCGACAAGCTTTACGACGAGGTCGCCCCCACCGGCCCCGGTGATCTGGCGCTGGTCCGCCGCGTGCCGTTGGGCGTCGTCGGCGCGGTCGTGCCGTGGAACTTCCCGCTGGACATGGCGACGTGGAAATCCGCCGCCGCTTTGGCCGCCGGGAACTCGGTGGTGTTGAAACCCGCCGAGCAATCGCCGCTTTCCGCACTGCGTCTGGCGGAGCTGGCGGCCGAGGCAGGCGTGCCGGACGGCGTCTTCAATGTCGTGCCGGGATACGGCGCGACGGCGGGCCGCGCGCTTGGCCTGCATATGGATGTCGATTGCCTGGCCTTTACCGGTTCGACCGCCATCGGCAAGAAGTTCATGGAATATTCAGGCCAATCGAACCTCAAGCCGGTCTGGCCGGAAACGGGCGGGAAAAGCCCGAACATCGTCTTTGCCGATTGCGAGGATCTGGACGCCGCCGCCGACATGGCCGCATTCGGCATCTTCTTCAATCAGGGCGAGGTGTGTTCGGCCAATTCCCGGCTTTACGTCGAGCGCTCGATCCGCGACGTCTTCATCGAAAAGCTGGTCGCGCGCGCCGAGGCGATGCAGCCCGGCGATCCCCTCGACCCGGCTTCGAAAATGGGCGCGATCGTCGATGAGGCCCAGACCCAGGGCATCATGCGCTTTATCGAGGCGGGTAGGCAAAGCGCCCGGCTCGTCACCGGAGGCGAGCGCGTCCGGATCGAAGGCAAGGGCTGTTTCGTCCAGCCAACGATATTTGCCGACGTGACGCAGGACAATCCGCTTGCGCGCGACGAAATTTTTGGCCCGGTCCTTTCGGTCATCGCCTTCGACAGCGAGGATGAGGCGGTTAGACTGGCGAATGACTCGATTTATGGTCTTGCGGCCTCGGTCTGGACGGACAACCTGTCGCGCGCCTGCCGCGTCGCGGACCGGCTGCATGTCGGCACGGTCTCGGTGAACACGGTCGATGCGCTTTCCGCGCAGACGCCCTTCGGGGGTATGAAGCAATCGGGCTTCGGCCGCGACCTGTCGCTGCATTCGCTGGACAAATACACCGCGCTGAAGACGACCTGGATCAAGTACAGGCCCTGA
- a CDS encoding GMC family oxidoreductase: MESFDYIVIGAGSAGCVLANRLSQNPAHRVLVIEAGGGDRDLRVKVPAGILAMYGRPRFDYGYAGTPQPELNNRRIPVNRGRMLGGSSSMNSMLYIRGAAEDYDEWRDLGCAGWGWDDVLPVFKDLERNQNGQDPALHGNTGELIVSRPTDPNPVCQDFIAAGEALGLPRNNDFNGPSQLGLGVYDVTQRNGLRFSAYNAFLEPVRHRQNLTVWTGAELRRLILSDGRVAGIEITRDGQTQQVACEGEVVLSAGAIGTPMALMASGIGPASALREAAIEVAHDLPGVGQNLRDHVDGMITVRSDSARTLGFSLPNLRRLLPSPFLFAANRKGELSTNYVVAGGFARTPLASDLPDVQFHFVPGYRSHRGRLVEWGHGFAVHTCVLRPKSVGEIRIARAGDGFAPQIDHRFFSAGDDAQVLVEGIKLARRIFAAAPMAGLKGREILPGPEVQSDDEILAYLRAEALTVYHPVGTARMGRDALAVTDPASMKVHGIANLRVADASVMPTLIGGNTNAPSMMIGEKCARAMLAA, from the coding sequence ATGGAGAGCTTTGACTATATTGTCATCGGCGCGGGCTCGGCGGGCTGCGTGCTGGCAAACCGCCTGTCCCAGAACCCGGCGCATCGCGTGTTGGTGATTGAGGCCGGAGGCGGCGACCGCGATCTGCGCGTCAAGGTCCCGGCCGGGATTCTGGCGATGTATGGCCGCCCGCGCTTCGATTACGGCTATGCCGGAACGCCCCAGCCGGAATTGAACAACCGCCGCATCCCGGTCAATCGGGGGCGGATGCTGGGCGGGTCATCCTCGATGAACTCGATGCTTTATATCCGCGGCGCGGCGGAGGATTACGATGAATGGCGCGATCTGGGCTGCGCGGGCTGGGGCTGGGATGATGTCCTGCCGGTGTTCAAGGACCTTGAGCGCAATCAGAACGGACAGGACCCCGCGCTGCATGGCAACACGGGCGAGTTGATCGTCAGCCGCCCGACCGATCCGAACCCGGTCTGCCAGGATTTCATCGCGGCGGGGGAAGCCCTTGGCCTGCCGCGCAACAATGACTTCAATGGCCCGTCGCAACTGGGGCTGGGCGTCTATGACGTGACGCAAAGAAACGGGCTGCGCTTTTCGGCCTATAACGCCTTTCTGGAGCCGGTACGTCACCGACAGAACCTGACCGTATGGACCGGCGCAGAACTCAGGCGACTGATCCTTTCCGATGGCCGTGTAGCCGGGATCGAGATCACGCGCGACGGCCAGACACAGCAGGTCGCCTGCGAAGGCGAGGTGGTTCTGAGCGCGGGCGCGATCGGCACGCCGATGGCGCTGATGGCATCCGGGATCGGCCCGGCTTCGGCGCTGCGCGAGGCGGCGATCGAGGTCGCGCATGACCTGCCGGGTGTCGGCCAGAACCTGCGCGACCATGTCGATGGCATGATTACGGTCCGCAGCGATTCCGCCCGCACATTGGGCTTTTCGCTGCCGAACCTGCGCCGCCTCTTGCCCTCGCCGTTTCTGTTCGCAGCGAACCGCAAGGGCGAGCTTTCGACAAATTATGTGGTCGCGGGCGGCTTTGCCCGCACGCCGCTGGCGAGCGATTTGCCGGATGTGCAGTTCCATTTCGTGCCGGGCTATCGCAGCCATCGCGGGCGGCTGGTCGAATGGGGCCATGGGTTCGCGGTCCATACCTGCGTCCTGCGCCCGAAATCCGTGGGCGAAATCCGCATTGCCCGCGCGGGCGACGGTTTCGCGCCGCAGATTGATCACCGGTTCTTCTCGGCCGGGGATGATGCGCAGGTGCTGGTCGAGGGGATCAAGCTTGCCCGCCGCATTTTTGCCGCAGCGCCCATGGCAGGGCTGAAGGGGCGTGAGATTCTGCCCGGACCCGAGGTGCAAAGCGACGATGAAATCCTCGCCTATCTACGGGCCGAGGCGCTGACCGTCTATCATCCGGTCGGCACGGCGCGGATGGGTCGCGACGCCTTGGCGGTCACGGACCCGGCTTCGATGAAGGTGCATGGCATCGCGAACCTGCGCGTCGCGGACGCCTCTGTCATGCCGACGCTGATCGGCGGCAATACCAACGCGCCCTCGATGATGATCGGCGAGAAATGCGCCCGAGCGATGCTGGCGGCATAG